A stretch of DNA from Columba livia isolate bColLiv1 breed racing homer chromosome 11, bColLiv1.pat.W.v2, whole genome shotgun sequence:
GGTTTCCCAGCATTCAACTAAAGATAATTGTTTAGAATGTTTAAAAAGGGCTTATTCCTGTTAGCAAGGTGGCTCTAAAATATGTTCTGGTTTGGTGCTCTCTTTTTGGTTTAGGAACAGTTGTAGGCGAGGAGGCAAATAGGGAGATCCTTACAGTGTAGATGCAGAAGTTCCTGAGGAAACCTGAAAGGCTAGTTCAGATGTCTTTGGGGTGTCGTGCCGTTGGGATTTCCCTGCTTGCCAGCGTGGCTATTAACTTGCTTCCCGCAGCTTTAGTTTGAAGCAGCTGTCAGCCTGTCTCATCTGGAGAATTGCCTTGCAGTTGCTGATTCAGCTGCCTAGTGAAGACATTTCTTCttgtttgcagagaaaatggTTTAACTCCAAGCAATACTGTGTCTGCATACACAGAAGGAAAGTACTGTCTTGCGGGATATGCTTGTTTGATATCCTTTGTTTGAATTTCATCTGGATCATCAACTCAACTGTTGGAGTTTCTGAGAGAATGCGTTACAAATGATGATTTTAAAGTTGCTTTATCCTTGAGTAAGGAAAGCCAGAGCGCAGGTGCTCTGGTAGGGATTAAGAAATTCGCTCTTCACCAAACCTGGGAGAGCAGGTGGCAAGCTGTTTTGAAGAAGACTTTGTGACCTCTGTAAGTGTCAAGAACCAATGTGTCTTGTTGTTAATTGGTTTGAGACCTTCTATGCTAGGGCTTTTTTTGAGAAGGCTTTGgtgaagcagcatttttttttaatgtaggtAGCTCAAAGTTCTCTGGACACAAAATGCCCTGAAGCTTTGATTTGGTAAAAGGATTTTATCAAGAGTGTGTGGGAGGGTgttagtttttggttttttttttcttgttgttctgTAGTTATTAATACATGCGATACATGAGGATAACCTGGTCTGTTCCTGGTGGTGTACACCTAACTCTGTATGAAAGAATTGTTGTCAGTTGATCCAAATAGGTTACTCTTTTACCCCGTGTGAGCCTCAGTGAATGAGAGTGAGCTATGTTTTGGCAGGTGTGCTAAGCTGATCAAGTCCATAGTTCCACAAGCAGGTAGATCAGTCGGGTGGCCCAGGCAGTTATTTGCGTCTAAGTTTTGATCCCGAAGCCCTGAATGAACCAAGACCTTTTTAAAGACCCATTTTTGTAACACAAGTGTTGTCCTGAGTTGTGGCgcacccctcccagctccccacTTCAAGTCCCTTAGTTTAAAAGGAAGAGGAGTCTTGGAAGAAAAAGTTTGCTGGCAAGTTTCTTTTCTGAGGTTCTGAATTGTTTCCTCCTTATTAAGAAATAGCAAAGGAGTTTTGGGCATAGAATGCTGAATTTACTTCTGTGTTCCAAGtcaaatataaaatgtatttgaaatggaacttttttttaaaaaagaagcaggTTTAAGGAAGTACATTTGCTGTGTAGTCTAGAAGGAATATACTTCTGTCTGTGCAGAGGAGATATTCCTTTTCAGGGAGCCATTTCTCATGGTGTTCTTGGCCGCTCTTTAGCGATAACAATATTGTAATGTCTCTTATTTCTCACAGCGTATGAATTCTTAGCTGTTATTTGTTGAGCTTTGCTGCAACCTAAATATAACTGATTTgcctagaaataaaataaagtattgaTATTTAAAACAGGAGCAACTGTTATCCAACAGCGGGGTTTTAAAACTGAATGAACTCTTCTTGTCTTATGACAGTCTTAAGTTTTCTGTCCTGAAGTTGCTTCCTGCTTGAAAGTAGTAACAGAGGCTACTTTCTTTTATAGGTTACTTGGCAGTGTCTTTATTTCTCCATGAAAATCATGAACTGCTACTCCTGCTAGTGAACACAGTTGTGAAGGTACAGTGTTGTTGGAGGTCCGGAGGTAAACTAAACGTGGGCCAGTTCAGCTCTGTTTTGTGTCACACAGCCTCTAAGCTCTGTACCCGTTTGTTCTGCCTGGCTCTCTTACAGTTGGCTGTTTCTTTGCTTAGCAATGAAAATTTGGAAGTACTTTGCCtggctttttaatttaatcttgGCATTCCTGCTGTTGgagttgtatttttaatgttttttcaaAGGAGATATACCATAAAATGTCCTGTGTAAAATGTACCAATTTGGTACGTTCTCAACTCCAGGGCAAGCCATACATGACTATTTCAGCATAAACTTTGCTTTTAGCTGACAGCAACTGTCTGCTCACTACTTTGAGTTCTTTTGATACATTTCATAGGAAATGGAAATGTGCTTTAGAGTGACACTGAAAATCTGTTACCCAGTAATATTTTGTAGGTGTGATCTTCTGTATTACTGCCTCTTACGTGGAGCAATTTTGACTTACAACAACTCTGTCACTGTAATTACTATTTTTGTATTAGAGTAGGCCAAAGTCACATAATTCTAGACTGAAAGTGAGGTTCATTTTGATGTTGTAATTGAAAACTCTTTCATAATCTCTAAAAATCTGACTTGAACCTAGAAacaatagagaaagaagtaaaacacaaGTCCACAAAGAACTAAACCAAAATGAGCACTAACACCTGTATGAGAGAAGTGGCCAGAGCAAATAATGGTGTGAGCTAGAAACCTTAcatgtttcatttgttttgaaaaatatagcCCTGTATTTCTTGAATTCATCCATCTTTTTTCGGTTTGAGGTTACAGTGGGCTATATCTGCTGGTTTTAATTGTATTGTGACAGactgtgatttttaatttttttgtcttttgtagaACATTACATGTCATTTTCATTCTCCTCCTAGGGAGTGTGTAATGCTTAATTTTAGTGTACAAATACGTAACTGGCAGTATTATTGAGCTTGgtcttttttctgtatttgtgtaaTTCTTTGGGCTAGCTCAAGGGCACTGGAGAGCATACTGTTGAATTCTGTGAGAAGTGACTCATCCCACTGTTCCAGCTGGGACTCAGCGTAGTTTTGCAGTCATCAAACTATTTCAGGAAACAGATATTGATTGTAGTTCTGTGTGTCAGTCTTGCATACgtttaaaatatgaatgtaGTTCTATAGCATAAGTCTGAGAAGCTGCTTGTTCCTTCAAGAAAAGAACGCTGTGAGCTCAGTGAGGGCTGGTGCTTCTCAGACGTGAGCAGACAACTGGCCGTGGGTGCTGGCTGTAGCGGGCCGGGTGCAGCCTGCCTCTGAAGATTTGGGGTACATCTGTGCAGGATTTAAAAGCCTCAATGAAAAATGACTGTCTCATCTCAATGATTTTAACAGGACTTACAGAGCACTAATCTAGTAGAGGTGTGCATGGCGTTAACCGTTGTCAGCCAGATCTTTCCACGGGAGATGATTCCAGCTGTTCTTCCCCTAATAGAAGACAAGCTCCAGCATTCTAAGTACGtatttatttacagaatttCAAGCGGCCTTGCACGGGTGAATATCTTATTTTTGTAGGTCTAGTAAACTGGTGTTTTTTCTATGAGTTAATCATTCTGATTGTTACCTACATAAATGATTCCTCTCCCAGTGTTTCTCTTGGATTCTTGTCTCATTTATTTGCAGTCTTGTCTGAGTATTGGATGGGTATTTTTTTATCACCGGCTTTCATAGGTAAATGTAATTGGCTTTATCTGCTGGAGTCCTTCCAACAAATATGTGGATGAAGTGTTTGTAGAACAAGTGGAGAGACAGATGGGGATTCTGAAAGTATTTCACTGATACACTTTTACCGAAGTTTCTATAAAgagctttataaaaaaaaaagtatctgcaGACATCATGTCCTTGAATTGTTTGATTCTTAATTTATAATATCCCATACACAGAGGATAACGTTAGTGTGTTGACTAAAAGGGAACTGCAGACTCAGTATCTTCTGGACAGGTGTTTTTCGGAGCTGCATGTGACCGCACAGAGTAGCAGTGGCCAATTTGACTGTTTATTTGGTGGCCATTGTTTGGAATTGTCAATCTGACATCAAGCACTACTGTGTCTTTAAGTTTTTGTCACTTCCTCACTTGAATGATATTTGCAAagtcatttttttaatcaaatatgTAAAAGGTGGGTTCTCATCTCTCTTCAAATCCTGATGTTCTGATGACTGGCCACaattttacagtgctgtagAAATAACAAGTGGAAGTTGTTAAGTCAAATACTTAAAATACACAAGCAGgttcatttcattttgtgtgAATCTCATTTCTCTTCAGGGAAATTATCCGAAGAAAAGCTGTTCAAGCTTTATATAAATTCTATCTCATTGCTCCTAACCAAGTTCAGCATATTCATGATAAGTTCCGGAAAGCCTTATGTGACAGGGATCCTGGGGTCATGGCTGCTTCTTTGCATATTTATCTTCAAATGATTAAGGTAGGCAAAGAATTAGAAACACAACTGAACTTAAGAGCTGTTTATATGTATTGGGTTTATTATTAGACACTGTATTGTACAGGTGTTTTATAGGAAAAGCGTACTCATGATACCCATGATTTATGTGATCATGGGTatctttgttctgtttgtttgtggtaGCTCTACATTTAGCTTGACAGATGTACTTCTTGCATGATCCAGACCCTCAGCACTGGCATCCTTAGGGAGAAGATCTAACTTCTACAGTGTTTTAAAAGGTTTCCTGAAGTTTACTTGCTAATTTTTTACTGTTGCCTTTAAGTTACATTCATTCCCTTTGCAAACGTACAAGAAAATAGCATAGGTTTAAAGTGAAGAACATAGAGGCGTTGAGGGACGAGAGTAGAAGTttgatttaaagaaacaaagctgTCAGTGTAGGTATTTTGATCTTACTCAATTTGTGGATTACTCTCGCTTTTGAGGCGCTGTatcaaaatatttgaattgTATTTCTTTGTGTAGGAAGACTCGTCCGGATACAAGGACTTGACCGGGAGTTTTGTTACCATCCTAAAGCAAGTGGTGGGAGGGAAGCTCCCTGTTGACTTCAACTACCACAGCGTGCCAGCGCCCTGGCTGCAGATTCAGCTCTTGAGAATACTGGGGCTGTTAGGAAAAGACGATCCAAGGTAACCAGCTCTTTCTCTGTCATTAATATTTTCAAGGTACAAAGAATACAGTCATAACCACACCTCATAGACAGCTTTCTGGTTTGTTCTTTGGGTGatgtgttgtttattttttaataagaggACTTCTGTGTTGAACTTCTTATACATTTGTTATTAACCAGTGCAATCAGCAGATATTCTTTAAACTGCAAAATTAGTTTATTAGCTTCCGGATTGGTTAAACGGTTATTGTGGAATATGCTAGAAGTATATGTTCTTGCCGCCACTTTTGTTACTAGGTTACCAAACCTCTGTGTCAAAATCCAGAGtgaatttactttaaaaagtgtTGTTGTTTAGCGAGCACTTAGTTGTCCGTGATCCTTTTCCTGTTgacttttatgtttttatacAAGCAGTGAGGGGAGTGTTTTTATTCTTGATATAGTAAATGTTTCTTTAGAAAGCTGCAAACACCTTGTTAGATGTCACTTGGAAACATGTGATAGCGATATTCTGTGTTAAGGCGAATCTGTGGATGTGGATGATTTGTTACAGATTTCAATACTAGTGTTTGAGCTGTTTGGCAAAATAAGACTATGTGCTTGTTGGTGctgaattcttatttttttcttgttaaacaGCACAAGTGAATTGATGTATGATGTTCTGGATGAATCTTTAAGAAGAGCAGATATAAATCATAATATTACATATGGTGAGTGAGGTTATTTTATGTAATTATAAGTATTGAAAACGTGAGTAGTCGATGGTGCTACGATATCTATGCAGTGCTTCTGAAAAAGCTATGTTCTCAATATACGACAACCGTTTGTTTTCTTAAGTGTTTTGACTAGTAAATTGCAAAACAAGTGATAGTGCTGCAGTTCCTTGATGCACTCAATGAGCTTGTTTGATTGTTAAAAATGTTTGCGTTGTAGATGTATTTACTACAGGTTAATTACCTGTTGCTTTCCTCCCCACAGCCATCTTgtttgaatgtgtccagacaATTTATACCATTCATCCCAAATCCGAACTACTTGAAAAGGCTGCCAAGTGCATTGGAAAATTTGTTTTGTCCcccaaaattaatttaaaatatttaggtaAGGTTACCTGATttcataaatatgtttttattttgattgtaACAGTATACGTTCTCTTATATCATTTCCAATCACTTATATTCTAGGTTTAAAGGCTCTGACCTACGTTATCCAGCAGGACCCTAATCTGGCCCTTCAGCACCAGATGACAATAATTGAATGTCTGGACCATCCAGATTCCATTATTAAAAGGGAGGTCAGTGACTTTTTAAACTTGAAATGGTAATGTGATTTTCAAGATGGGTGATCGGTTTTGCAAAATGAATAGTGTAAAAGTCTCAGTTATTGAGAAGCAGTTATAAACTATATTAATATGACAAACTGTGTAAATAAGCACGGTATTTAATGTCAGTCTTGCCAAATAAAGGCAGTTTTGCTCACATTTGGAAGGTACTAAAGTGTTTATTTGCCTGCTTCCTTTTTTGAGTCATCAGAGCCAATTACATAGAGTTTTTGCATTCTCTTTCAGACTTTAGAGCTTCTCTATAGAATTACAAATGGACAGAATGTAATTGTCATAGTTCAGAAGATGCTTGGCTActtaaaagaaagcaaggaggaatACGCTATCATCAACTTAGTGGGCAAAATAGCAGAACTAGCTGAGAAATATCCTTTTATTGTTCGGAGGCTCTGGAGTCAGAGCTCGGGCGTAGGTTGCGTTTGTACCTTTCAAAGCATCTGTCGTGATCTCTGCAGGTAGGAAGCGTTACCGCTGTGCTTTCCATTCTTTCAAGTGCAAAACAGTGTACAGAAGTGACCACAGTGTTTGTATTTCCTTAGGAGAAAGCACTGTTGGAAATTTCCATTCAGTAAGTGCGCATTTTCAGGATTTATTTAAGGGAGGGCAGAAGCTAAATTCCAAAGTTAACAAAGGCTCATCAaactttaaatatataaaaaaagcgATGTTACTTTCCGTGGGGAACTTACAAATGTTTATTGCTTTTCAGTAGATCAACAGCAAAAGGCTGCTGAAAAGAACAGCAATCTGTCATTGATCAAGTGACGCTGGGTAAAAAACCTCAGAAGACTGTGCTGGAAAGCTAGCGTGGAACAAGCGTCACCTGCAAATGCCGTAGGATAGGTTTCCGGAGCTAAATCCTCGTGTGGACGTATCTGTTCCTACTGTGTGAAGTCTGCTTAAACTCTTCTTTTTGACTCTAACGTTTATTCACGCACAACAAAACGTATTCATTGGGGAGGCAGCAAATTGCAGGTAATGGGGAGCTGTGAGGTTCCCACGCAGGCTTTTTCAACACAGCAGTAACTTAAGAGTTCTCTACTCGACTGCCGGTTTTCGTGAAGTTTACAGGAAACACGTTGTAAAAGGTACAGGGATATTTCCTCTTCATTTAGATTGAGCTGATATTAGACCATCAGTCCCCCAGCGTACTGGACAGATCAAGATAGGTAGCTTATTTGTGGAAAATGTATTTCCCTACGAAATGCGCTAGAACAGAGAGTTATGCCTTAGCGCTTTATTCCTTAACATCTGGACACGTATGCCCCTGACAACGAGTGGTTCATCCAAACCATGAACGCTGTGTTTTCAGTTGGAGGTGACGTTGTGCATCCCGAAATCCCAAACAACTTCCTGAGGCTGTTGGCTGAAGGTAACTCCCTGAATGCTCGGAAGAATTAGACGTGTTCGTTAATCATCTggctttatttcttaaaatacactttgaaatatttgatgGGAGGCGTTATTTGTGTTTCAGGCAAAGTATGTGTTGTTTTCTATCTAGGATTTGATGACGGAAAAGAAGATGATCAGCTTCGGGTGTATGCAGTGCGGTCCTATTTAGCATTACTTGGCGAGGAAGGTGCATTGTATCCACAGAAATTCCTTCAAGTTATGAGCTGGGTAAGGTCAAAGTTGAATACACAGATATGAGGAAATTGTCAAAGGTGGTGATGGTTTTAATATGTATccttagcttttatttttagcattaaTATTCTAGATAATATGCTGAGATCTATCTTTAGTCACCTCTTTTGGTGCCCAAGGGCTTCTTAGTTTGTCGTAATTTGTAGAAAAGCTGACTTGCTCCCCTTAAGGCAGGTGAGTGTTGGAATGGCTTAGCAGCCCCATGAATCTGACCACATCCTGACGGCCTTTCCGTCTTCCTCAGGATTAGGCCAGGTGTGGTTGTGAAAGGCATTTTGAGCCTTGCAGGCGAGTGGCCAAGTGCTGTGCCCGTATTGCCTGGTACCTGGATCAGCTTCAGCTTCCCCCCGAGGAGGAGGCTGCCTTGTGAGCAAATCATGTTCTGCAAGGGCCTAATTGCTATGTTTAGCTTGCTTTTCAAGACAGCTATTTGATTTTAAAGAAGCTGAAAGCTGGAGTGTGCTGAGGTAAACACAAAGATAATTTCAAGCCTTTgacatttaaaagacaaaatggtaatgaaattatttagaaCATGTTTAAATAATAGTTTGTGGAACGTGAGGTAGATTTTATCGTGGTGTTGTTTACTACTACTTTCTAATTTCAAGACTGAAAGCACTGCTGTGTGTTACTTAATGCATATTTTGTCTGTTCTTTGTGAACAGGTGTTGGGGGAATATTCCAGCCTTGTTACAGATGTTGATCCAGAAGTTATTCTGACAAAGCTACACAGTTTGCTCAAGAAGACTTTTGTTACTTCTGAAACCAAAGCGTGGGTAATGGCTGCGGTCACCAAGATAGCATCGCGTACCTCCCGTTCAAAAACAGTTGACAAACTGATCCAGGAATTCAGCAGCTCTCTAGATACGTGCATGAGACAACACGCCTTTGAACTGAAGCACCTGTGTGAAGACAAAGCACTGATGGAAAACGTGCTTCCCTTTGATGCCAGTTGCAATGAGATGGTGGTAAGGCAGCGCAGGGTCTGTTCTTCCTGAGCCTCTTTGTACTTGGGGGAGTTGAATATTTTGGtaagaaagtgttttcagaaTGAATTACATTTGGCAGTTCTGACTGCTGCCAGTCTTCAGTCCGCTTCAAGTGAGTTTTCAGAAACGTGATTCATCACATATTCCTGAAAAAGTATAATGTTCTATACTGAAAGATAAAGAACTGTGGTGTTTAGTTAATAAGCTTTTAACAAAATTATGATTTCAgacactgctttatttttttgttgtctttttaaaGACAAGGTAGGCCTGCGTTAGTGGCATAGTAATGCTTTTTAATTCAAAGGGTTCATTTCCTATTTAGAACATACTGATCTTTGCACTGAAATGTCCATAAAAGGATGGAAAATAGCATTGATATTGatgaggtttggtttttgtttttaatttagtaTTTTCATATATTATTAGGATCAACCGTTTTGGGAAAACTccactgtgttttttttgtagtttaGACAAAAAGCAATAGTGGGAGGAGTTAATTCAAGCTGCACATCTCTAGCTTGCTGTCTGTCCACCATACTTGCTTAACAGTTTCTGTTAATACAGCAGCTTCACTGGAATATGGGATGTGAGACAGAAGGTCCTGATTTGCTGAGACGACACAGTGTTCTTCTCCTGACATCAGGCTCatgtacagaaaatatttccattgcTTTCTCACTTTTCCTAATTCTGTGTAGGTAGACGCTTCCTTATCTTTTCTGGATGGGTTTGTGGCTGAGGGGCTGGGTCGTGGTGCAGCACCGTACAAGCCTCATCACCAGAGACAAGAGGAGAAGCTTTCTCAGGAAAAAGGTGACCATTAGTTTACTGTGTTTATTAAATAGCTGATAAATTACCTGGTAAGTATTAACAAATAATCTGAGTGTACAATTAATACTATTTCTTAAAGTAATGTTACCTTAATACCAAGTCTCTTGTTTGTAGATTTAGCTAAGTTCAACTTAGATTTTAGTTCCACATCTGTGTAGCTGCTATATGTGACTGTTCATTTATTAtatgctgctgttctgcagcaagTATCATCTCTGCTGGATTTGAAATATATGGGGATTATTAAAGCAAAGGATTCTTGACTACTGTACTGAGCACTTATTCTTGACCGTGGCATCATAGGTTGTGATAGTAATCATTGTGAATTTATGACACAAATCTTGCATTTCTTACCTAGTGTAGGTGCAGATAGAACAGCAGTATCTGCtctcattatttaaaaatgccCAAAGACTTTACCTttagtgcatttttaaaatttttacttttttttctctataaataTTTGTTGTGTATAGCCAGTCGCATAAGGATTTATTTGAGACACCGCTGCATGGTTCGCTTTGAGGTTGGAAAGGTTTTCTAAAAGGTTACTCTGCTCTGCTTTACTGCTGTTGAATTAGAAAAATCAGTCTCGTACGCTGCATTATCTACAACtaagttgttatttttaaaagaagattttGGCTGCAGGTTGATGCACACAGTAAATGATACTGTCCACTCACACGTGGAGCTCGGCAGAATTGAACGCTTTTCTGAAGCAGTTGTAAATGTAGGGTATCACACCTTTAGCCTGCCAGAAAATCCAAAATTTTGGTGGAGAAATGTTAAACAAGGTCAAATATGTTGAAACTGAATACTCTATGCTGGCTTTTCCATGCCTGTAAAGCCCGGTGAGGGATACAGTGTGCTGGATGTGAGACTGAGCTCATCATAGTGCCTCATCCTGCGGTGTTGAGGACAAAATCGGTGGTCTCTGCGGAAGAACAGCCATTCGGCGCTCTGGTGTTCGCGGTGGTTTTGCAATTTTGTTTGCCATCCTACAAAACAATGTTTAGAAGCTcttcaaaactgctttttgatCCGTAAAGCGTAGTTAAGGTGGCTGGTTCTTCATCCTGATTTGCAAGTCTTAGTGAAAATTATTTATCACCCAAGGTGTCAAGTATGTTTGCAAAGCAGACAATGATATATGGACGTAATACTGTGTACTCAAGATGTTATTTAGGCTCataaacaaatggaaaagctCACTTAGATCCAATTCAGTACTCTCTGCAAATGCGAAGCATTGGCAGATGATATGCTGTAAAGTCTCTGTTTAACTTCTAGTATTTAAAACCAAATGGATACATGTTTTAGATAAATCCTTTGTGTGTGTAAAATGAACTTATATGAGAACAGAAACATCTATTTTTAATGAGGGTAGAGTCCTGAATGGGAAGCCTGAGAAGGGCAGCAGTACTGCGTATCTATTTGCAGACAatagatttctttcttaccttcttaTGCCTCATTGTAATTGTAAAATTCTGTCTGTCTTACAGCTCTGAATTTTGAACCTTATGGATTGTCATTTGCTTCAAGTGTGTCGGCATCTGGTGTCACGGGCAGGCAGTCCCCCACCGGCTTATCTTTTGGTTCTGATACCTCCGGTAATAGTGCTGAGACAGGGCATAAAGAGTGAGTCAATTTGTGTTTGAAATGAAGTACATTTCAGCCTCTCTTCTTGTCGGTATCATGtgtctttccttcttcgttACCTGGAACTAAAAAGAATGGAGTTGAACTTGGAAACCTCTGTCATGTAGAAGGAAATCCAGGATGGTGTCTTCTTTAGGAAAATGCAAATGCAATTAgtctgcttttttccccacttcctTCACAAAGTACAAATTAAGTGATACATAATGCAGTAAAATGAAGCAGGATAACCTGATGGTTACacaattaagtatttttttcctctggcttctttctttttgttacaGGCTATGCTTGCTTTTTATGGACTTAAAACAACGCGCCTTTTAAGGAGGTTTATTTTGGTGAAAGTAAGGCTGAGATTTGCAGTGGTTTAGGGCACTACAAATAAATGTCATATCCACAGCTTCAGACGAACCCTTAACTTCATTTATACTGTTGTAAATTGGT
This window harbors:
- the AP4E1 gene encoding AP-4 complex subunit epsilon-1 isoform X2, with the translated sequence MALTVVSQIFPREMIPAVLPLIEDKLQHSKEIIRRKAVQALYKFYLIAPNQVQHIHDKFRKALCDRDPGVMAASLHIYLQMIKEDSSGYKDLTGSFVTILKQVVGGKLPVDFNYHSVPAPWLQIQLLRILGLLGKDDPSTSELMYDVLDESLRRADINHNITYAILFECVQTIYTIHPKSELLEKAAKCIGKFVLSPKINLKYLGLKALTYVIQQDPNLALQHQMTIIECLDHPDSIIKRETLELLYRITNGQNVIVIVQKMLGYLKESKEEYAIINLVGKIAELAEKYAPDNEWFIQTMNAVFSVGGDVVHPEIPNNFLRLLAEGFDDGKEDDQLRVYAVRSYLALLGEEGALYPQKFLQVMSWVLGEYSSLVTDVDPEVILTKLHSLLKKTFVTSETKAWVMAAVTKIASRTSRSKTVDKLIQEFSSSLDTCMRQHAFELKHLCEDKALMENVLPFDASCNEMVVDASLSFLDGFVAEGLGRGAAPYKPHHQRQEEKLSQEKALNFEPYGLSFASSVSASGVTGRQSPTGLSFGSDTSGNSAETGHKETNSLKLEGVRKLWGKEGYLPKKENKAGKANEPQSVSCGSLLAGQVGDAPASHSDRAAGLPQQDREKQHLASTLFVGLGSNAAVSLMGKMDTATQKFKRKSKITEAQNSEEVSDFRNSAALDFGPLLDTVPVSVEDYERNIHTRLREASQCSSGIVEDNLGSETPQSLKASGPDDRLSDSRPSQSSLFADSNIDIFQPSPGARCEGAGQARLGPSLPAELEALARSAVLALAQSDALALYSCKLWTDDSLLLAVFLSNKTTSALRAVNLVFEEAEHFQIVESPSCQFPVIEAQGVERCQRCVRMGRICTQGVLSGFVNYQTEVEARLEFSIALSLVDFIRPMEMTTEDFGKLWLSLSNDVKQNVKMPSSQGSLSAALNTLQQKLKLYIVDVIGNEGVLACRLLPSVPCLLHCRTHAGMLALWFRSPCAALPDGLLYHCQKVMEESQ
- the AP4E1 gene encoding AP-4 complex subunit epsilon-1 isoform X1; the encoded protein is MSDVVERTLSALPGLLGQHDPGAGPGGAGGPGRASATSRLGSLIRSITALTSKHEEEKLIQQELTSLKATVSAPNTTLRLMKECMVRFIYCEMLGYESSFGYIHAIKLAQQGNLLEKRVGYLAVSLFLHENHELLLLLVNTVVKDLQSTNLVEVCMALTVVSQIFPREMIPAVLPLIEDKLQHSKEIIRRKAVQALYKFYLIAPNQVQHIHDKFRKALCDRDPGVMAASLHIYLQMIKEDSSGYKDLTGSFVTILKQVVGGKLPVDFNYHSVPAPWLQIQLLRILGLLGKDDPSTSELMYDVLDESLRRADINHNITYAILFECVQTIYTIHPKSELLEKAAKCIGKFVLSPKINLKYLGLKALTYVIQQDPNLALQHQMTIIECLDHPDSIIKRETLELLYRITNGQNVIVIVQKMLGYLKESKEEYAIINLVGKIAELAEKYAPDNEWFIQTMNAVFSVGGDVVHPEIPNNFLRLLAEGFDDGKEDDQLRVYAVRSYLALLGEEGALYPQKFLQVMSWVLGEYSSLVTDVDPEVILTKLHSLLKKTFVTSETKAWVMAAVTKIASRTSRSKTVDKLIQEFSSSLDTCMRQHAFELKHLCEDKALMENVLPFDASCNEMVVDASLSFLDGFVAEGLGRGAAPYKPHHQRQEEKLSQEKALNFEPYGLSFASSVSASGVTGRQSPTGLSFGSDTSGNSAETGHKETNSLKLEGVRKLWGKEGYLPKKENKAGKANEPQSVSCGSLLAGQVGDAPASHSDRAAGLPQQDREKQHLASTLFVGLGSNAAVSLMGKMDTATQKFKRKSKITEAQNSEEVSDFRNSAALDFGPLLDTVPVSVEDYERNIHTRLREASQCSSGIVEDNLGSETPQSLKASGPDDRLSDSRPSQSSLFADSNIDIFQPSPGARCEGAGQARLGPSLPAELEALARSAVLALAQSDALALYSCKLWTDDSLLLAVFLSNKTTSALRAVNLVFEEAEHFQIVESPSCQFPVIEAQGVERCQRCVRMGRICTQGVLSGFVNYQTEVEARLEFSIALSLVDFIRPMEMTTEDFGKLWLSLSNDVKQNVKMPSSQGSLSAALNTLQQKLKLYIVDVIGNEGVLACRLLPSVPCLLHCRTHAGMLALWFRSPCAALPDGLLYHCQKVMEESQ